The Haloplanus natans DSM 17983 DNA segment CGGGCTGACCCGGCGCTACTGGGACCCGCTCGTCCCGCAGTTCGCCGACGACTACACCGTGATCAGGCCGGATCGACGTGGCCGCGGCGAGAGCGAGGACGCGGACGCCTACAGCATCGAGCGCGAAGTCGCGGACGCCCGCGCCGTCATAGAGGCGGTGGACGGCACGCCCGTGCTGTTAGGCCACTCCTTCGGCGGCCTGCAGGCAATCGAGACGGCCCGCGACACCGCCGTCGCGGGCGTCGTCGCCTACGAACCGGCCTATCTCGTCGACGACTACCGCGCCGAAGCCGACCTGGCGGCGCGGATGCAGGCCCGTCTCGACGCCGGCGACCCGCACGGCGCAACGAAGCTCCACCTCCGCGAAGTCCTCCACGGCGACGATGTCGACGACCTGGACGCGTGGCTCGACGAC contains these protein-coding regions:
- a CDS encoding alpha/beta fold hydrolase gives rise to the protein MPTVTSPDGTRIAYERHGDGPPLVCLHGGLTRRYWDPLVPQFADDYTVIRPDRRGRGESEDADAYSIEREVADARAVIEAVDGTPVLLGHSFGGLQAIETARDTAVAGVVAYEPAYLVDDYRAEADLAARMQARLDAGDPHGATKLHLREVLHGDDVDDLDAWLDDWPVWPAPVDHVENTIRMNRALEDHPLPETLDVDAPVLLLTGSEGPAHLRESVRAVHDALPDSRLVEFAGVGHSGPTEAPDRTAEAVGDFADGVTPTPPRT